The window GTACTAATAGTAGTATCATTGCTCAACTTCCAGCAAACAGTGAAGTAAAGTATGATGCTTATAGTACTAAGGGTAACTATACATGGTTGAGACAACCACGTGCTAACAACCAATATGGTTACTTAGTAGGACGTGCAAATGGACAAGATTGGGGTACTTTTAAAGTTGCTCCAGTTGCTAACCATGTAACAAAACCAACAACTAACACAGCTAAGCCAGCTCAAAATGTTAACAAGCCAAGTCAACCAGTACACGTAAATACAAATAATAATGTAAACAATAACTGGACTAAGCAAAATGGTGTATTTATCACTGGTGGAGCAATTAACTTGAGAACTGGTGCCAGCACCAATAGTAAGGTAATTGCATTATTGCCAACAAACACTGAAATTAAGTACGATGCTTACCGTACTACAGGCCAATACACTTGGTTAAGACAACCACGTGCCAATGGTCAATATGGCTACTTAGTAGGTCGCTTAAACAACCAAGCATGGGGAACTTACAGATAGTTTAAAAAAATGAATAATCTGAAAAGACATGATCCGAATAGGAATCATGTCTTTTTTGTCTTATAATAAATTATGAAAAAAGTATGGAGGACATAGTTTTGATTTATACAGTAACTTTAGATCCTAGCGAAAGTGTAGTAGGTAAAGGAATTAATATTTCACTTGTTTTAAAGAAATTAGGTATTGAATCGATTGCAACTGGTATTGTAAATCATAAAAACGTAGAGCAAGTTGCAGAAGAACTTGATAAAGCAGAGATTGAAAATCAATTTATTGAACAAAAACGTGGAATTAAAATCACTGCTAAAAATCAGCAAAAGTTATTAGATTATCTGAAAGTCTTAAAAGCCGGTGACATTCTAGTTATTGCTGGTGGTTTTGCCAAGGGAATTGATCCAGTTTATTTAACTGATCTTGCTAAAGTAGCTGATAAAAAGGCAGCAGGCTTGGTAGTGGATGTTCCTTATGAAAACGTTCTTGATATCTTGCCAATGAATCCTTTATTGATTAAGCCGAATGAAACGGAATTAAAACATTGGTTTGAAAAAGATAATCAAAAGGTAACTACGAAAGAATTAATTAATATGGCTCATGATTTAGTAGTTAAGGGTGCGCAGCATGTTCTTTTGTCTTTAGGCGCAAACGGCGCTGCAATTGTTAATATGATGGACGCTCTAATGGCACATGCACCAGAAATTGAAGAAGTAGTTGATAGTACGGGTAGTGGAGATGCGCTTCTTGGTACTTTCCTTGCAGGGATGCTAAAGGGCTATATGCCGGTTAAAAATTTGTCAGATGCAATTGCAGCAGGGAGCGATACAGCTCAAAGCGATTGGCTTACTGACTTTAGAACTACACCAGCACTTCAAAAGCAAGTCATTGCAAGACGTATTACTTTTGAAGAAGCAGAATAAAGAAAATAAGTTGGCTTGTTAGAGCCGACTTATTTTTTGATGCTTTTTTTAGTATAATGACAATAATTTTATAATAAGGGAGAAAAAACGTGGACTTATCTCTATTTATTGTTAGTCTAGCTGCCCTAGTTATTCCGATTATTATGGCACGGTTTAAGATCAATGCTATTCCAACTGCCGTTGCTGAAATTGTAACTGGAATAATTTTAG of the Lactobacillus gasseri ATCC 33323 = JCM 1131 genome contains:
- a CDS encoding PfkB family carbohydrate kinase; its protein translation is MEDIVLIYTVTLDPSESVVGKGINISLVLKKLGIESIATGIVNHKNVEQVAEELDKAEIENQFIEQKRGIKITAKNQQKLLDYLKVLKAGDILVIAGGFAKGIDPVYLTDLAKVADKKAAGLVVDVPYENVLDILPMNPLLIKPNETELKHWFEKDNQKVTTKELINMAHDLVVKGAQHVLLSLGANGAAIVNMMDALMAHAPEIEEVVDSTGSGDALLGTFLAGMLKGYMPVKNLSDAIAAGSDTAQSDWLTDFRTTPALQKQVIARRITFEEAE